One Trichoderma asperellum chromosome 5, complete sequence genomic region harbors:
- a CDS encoding uncharacterized protein (EggNog:ENOG41) has translation MFLAQFDRFELWAVNLGLFVMGHGSLDYRIRDSESMKESMYMMIQNLNRSLDEVLDYVNGNIGQEDDDSDIDSESESDIDLLLGSIKDPIDRLYKLAVWIRNPATRLTSSKARNFKQIDPESNVDLFESYENHDYDYVSSLFLEYEKHKALQEAPAVECKDKNPVGGDRDADDKDHVWEPIRGVLKLHKERILHCSESYLVRRIARANGRRRQQFAYWKRHQDKLREHASMFVEAPARQLSDAEHIINGLIGETKTVLSVTTATQLRIPQLAGQEILEKEGVLKLDVSEYAPSAWNPSKDTVSFPLPPKVSTSDNFFECPYCYTICPISLLSEKAWRAHIIRDLRPYICTYEQCSNAEQLYDTRDEWMQHEISTHQRIFRCSKHEEEIFTTLEAYKEHVQNYHKGEAEFSKFATSTVKNVHRSCPVCSIILGSIEKLQSHIALHLERFAMFSLPRHIDNDDQSEAGSHSNHAKLDSISFNEDPDVESTWTDGIGDAQSGNLTNLEQDIILPVSAEDNSSDEGKGTQQCEVPGCGKTFKSFKQLKLHILLYHDELPRGDFICGFCTAERTFAHIDDLKRHMIDVHRLKQTPPTRRKGTNVALLTLADYPPGATGKCGTCPKTFPNAQVFYDHLDGCLMSFKDEDGGGRMKYAEERGEEKARHLAHKQKRREEEESRRLEYEAERRRLSARFEKPLRQVAARGSRRRSAVYEDGVVYRLDDALERTQDGTHLREEPPTPHIAADYNNDKESGNRDGPSTRATAQGVAFSSPKSPQQHDSSQMQENIGLSSELNAKNAYKPMPMYDLDITDSSPADPENMERRGSPNMDDALNYLDKVKDHFQDKPEVYEQFIEIFQNMKEQQAPLQDLLEDFKQFLPDSKDQTPRGQTQNKHRAKGSINADQFMKNLMGFMREMGLPLDPKPMIRDKPISLVILFHAVQAKGGFKTLTARNGWSSMAQTLGLQTQNPNVVVALRQIYEQNLLRFEEAWVALQEVDLKTILGTPQKQVPPGQARASLGRPEDGTAAGSDYTPQQQVSGHMGSSTEPTQDGTHLQEEAHTVGSRSLDYH, from the exons ATGTTCCTTGCCCAGTTCGATCGATTTGAACTTTGGGCAGTAAATCTTGGTCTTTTCGTTATGGGGCATGGGTCGCTAGATTATAGAATCCGCGATTCCGAAAGTATGAAAGAGAGCATGTACATGATGATACAAAATCTAAACAGATCTCTTGACGAAG TTCTAGACTATGTCAACGGCAACATCggccaagaagatgacgactcCGATATAGACTCCGAGTCTGAATCGGATATAGATCTGCTTCTTGGAAGCATTAAAGACCCAATCGATCGCTTGTACAAGCTAGCCGTTTGGATCCGTAACCCTGCGACAAGGCTGACGTCTTCTAAAGCCCGAAATTTCAAGCAGATCGATCCAGAATCTAACGTGGACCTATTCGAATCTTATGAGAATCATGACTACGACTATGTtagctctctcttcttagAGTATGAAAAACATAAAGCTTTGcaagaagctccagcagtCGAATGTAAAGACAAAAACCCAGTTGGCGGCGATCGAGACGCTGACGACAAGGATCACGTCTGGGAGCCCATCCGGGGAGTATTGAAACTGCATAAGGAAAGAATATTACACTGTAGCGAATCTTACCTAGTTCGCCGCATAGCTCGTGCCAACGGACGCAGGAGACAGCAGTTTGCTTATTGGAAAAGGCATCAAGACAAGCTTCGCGAACATGCGTCGATGTTCGTAGAAGCTCCCGCACGCCAACTTTCAGATGCAGAGCATATCATCAATGGCCTTATCggagagacaaagacagTTTTATCAGTCACCACAGCTACCCAGCTACGGATTCCACAGCTGGCTGGGCAGGAAATTCTCGAAAAAGAGGGTGTGCTTAAGCTTGACGTCTCTGAGTATGCCCCATCCGCGTGGAATCCCAGCAAAGACACTGTCAGCTTTCCTCTGCCGCCCAAAGTATCTACATCTGATAACTTCTTCGAATGTCCATATTGCTATACCATTTGTCCTATTTCTCTACTCTCAGAAAAAGCTTGGAG GGCTCACATAATACGTGATTTACGACCCTATATCTGTACTTACGAGCAATGTTCAAATGCTGAGCAGCTATATGACACTCGTGATGAGTGGATGCAACACGAGATATCGACACATCAAAGGATATTTCGATGTTCCAAGCACGAGGAAGAAATATTCACCACCTTGGAAGCATACAAAGAACACGTTCAGAATTACCACAAAGGCGAAGCAGAGTTTTCAAAATTTGCGACATCAACCGTGAAAAATGTCCATAGAAGCTGTCCTGTTTGTTCGATAATACTGGGGTCTATAGAGAAGTTACAAAGCCATATCGCTCTCCACCTCGAGCGATTTGCCATGTTCTCGTTACCACGGCATATAGATAATGATGATCAAAGCGAGGCCGGGAGTCACTCTAATCACGCTAAACTCGACTCTATATCTTTCAATGAAGATCCAGATGTGGAGTCGACATGGACTGATGGAATCGGGGATGCTCAATCTGGTAACCTTACCAATCTGGAACAGGATATAATCCTCCCCGTCTCCGCCGAAGACAACAGCAGCGATGAGGGCAAGGGGACGCAGCAATGCGAAGTCCCCGGGTGCGGCAAGACCTTCAAATCtttcaagcagctcaagcttCACATACTCTTATATCACGACGAGTTACCTAGGGGGGACTTCATCTGTGGCTTCTGTACGGCTGAGAGGACATTCGCCCATATTGATGACTTAAAAAGACATATGATAGACGTTCATAGGCTTAAGCAGACTCCTCCCACCAGGCGTAAGGGGACCAACGTTGCACTCCTGACACTCGCTGACTACCCCCCCGGCGCCACTGGCAAGTGCGGCACTTGCCCAAAGACTTTCCCCAATGCTCAAGTCTTTTACGATCACTTGGATGGTTGCTTGATGAGTTTCAaggacgaggatggcggAGGGCGCATGAAATATGCGGAGGAGCGCGGCGAGGAAAAGGCCCGCCACCTCGCTCATAAACAGAAGCGtcgcgaagaggaagagtccCGGCGCCTTGAATACGAAGCCGAGCGTCGGCGTCTGTCCGCTCGCTTTGAGAAGCCATTGCGCCAGGTTGCTGCCAGAGGAAGCCGCCGACGCAGCGCCGTCTACGAAGATGGAGTTGTCTACCGACTCGACGATGCTCTTGAGCGGACCCAGGATGGTACGCATCTACGAGAGGAGCCTCCAACCCCCCACATCGCTGCTGATTATAATAACGACAAAGAATCAGGAAACAGAGATGGACCCTCAACACGGGCAACAGCCCAGGGTGTTGCGTTTAGCAGTCCCAAAAGTCCTCAACAACATGATTCATCTCAAATGCAGGAGAATATTGGCCTGTCTAGCGAACTAAATGCAAAGAATGCCTACAAACCAATGCCGATGTATGATCTGGATATAACTGACAGCAGTCCCGCCGATCCAGAAAATATGGAACGTCGTGGTTCCCCCAATATGGATGACGCacttaattatttagatAAAGTTAAG GACCATTTTCAGGATAAACCTGAAGTCTACGAACAGTTTATTGAGATCTTTCAGAACATGAAAGAACAACAAGCACCATTACAGGACCTTTTGGAGGATTTCAAGCAGTTTCTGCCGGACTCTAAGGACCAAACCCCTCGAGGGCaaacacaaaacaaacaCCGTGCCAAGGGTAGCATCAACGCGGATCAATTTATGAAGAATCTAATGGGATTTATGCGTGAAATGGGCCTCCCATTAGATCCGAAGCCTATGATCAGAGACAAGCCCATTAGCTTGGTGATCCTGTTCCACGCCGTGCAGGCAAAAGGCGGTTTCAAGACGCTGACCGCTAGGAATGGCTGGAGTTCCATGGCCCAAACCTTAGGACTTCAAACGCAAAACCCCAATGTTGTTGTGGCGCTGAGACAGATTTATGAACAAAATTTACTCAGGTTTGAGGAGGCCTGGGTGGCTCTCCAAGAAGTGGACCTTAAAACCATCCTGGGCACACCACAGAAACAGGTGCCGCCGGGCCAAGCCAGAGCATCTCTTGGTCGCCCAGAAGATGGCACAGCTGCTGGATCTGATTACACCCCTCAGCAACAAGTATCTGGCCACATGGGGAGTTCGACCGAGCCTACCCAGGATGGCACACATCtgcaagaagaagcgcacACGGTG gGCAGCCGGAGCCTCGACTACCATTAA
- a CDS encoding uncharacterized protein (EggNog:ENOG41~TransMembrane:1 (o6-26i)), which yields MSTFEVFGLVLRTIPILISGAGFLASDKSLVAFRKRQYVNKLANALLLQQQTVRETVRLIITRSGCDHDESLLNEDPLTYFQNKNIQAQVLDFLGDENYKALIGRLQDMQTTLEEVARHLDGVIPTHKDNPYDLAGIIEANLTAKKYRPDFLPRLKVALKSSEIKQSIGELDTATSTLHTFSQTILMNRHEPVNSLPSSNHVKLAKAFRQIHKYSKSLYTALSCCTQTCHSEHEHDAHVLLEDRLDAAAKLLNPKLQWDKESETSLAFQLVFAARFQATWHELSVKCIQEDDNFDSTQTMRPSLVQFIGPKRNESAETNCLAKFAPVNDFCTTIVTAHDKAQHVAFVLHESSRMSIVAAKEKTIMQKNNCQKITLRSVLSGSHNPRAMKLPLRSSMLLASKIASSLLQFSQTRWSGQTWSKDSIYFMLHPTPEGIAPLIDFSRAFAYAKIENSEVDGVNTAEPRSILLELGILLLEIWHQTSLEDQFSDKTADLSGGYFSRLSLAAQWLDDDYNTPPLLYEDAIRYCIYGVSTKKGADWNTNEFWGEICKEVIKPLSENCKQWK from the exons aTGTCGACGTTTGAAGTATTTGGGCTTGTTCTTCGGACAATACCCATCCTCATCTCTGGAGCTGGCTTTCTCGCAAGCGACAAAAGCCTCGTAGCGTTTCGCAAGCGGCAGTATGTCAACAAGCTTGCAAACGCTCTCCTactccagcagcaaacaGTCCGGGAAACGGTCCGGCTTATTATCACGCGAAGCGGCTGTGATCATGATGAATCGCTGCTTAACGAGGACCCTCTTACATACTTTCAAAACAAGAACATTCAGGCCCAGGTGCTGGATTTCTTGGGCGACGagaattataaagctttgaTTGGAAGGCTACAAGATATGCAAACTACTCTGGAAGAAGTAGCTAGGCATTTAGATGGCGTCATTCCTACTCACAAG GACAATCCATACGACCTCGCTGGAATCATAGAAGCAAATCTCACAGCAAAAAAATACAGGCCAGATTTCCTTCCTCGTCTCAAAGTTGCTCTCAAAAGCAGCGAGATAAAACAGAGCATCGGTGAACTTGATACAGCCACCAGCACTCTTCACACATTTTCGCAGACAATATTGATGAATCGACACGAACCAGTCAATTCGCTTCCATCTTCTAATCATGTCAAGCTTGCCAAGGCTTTCCGCCAAATTCATAAATACTCAAAAAGCTTATACACTGCGCTTTCTTGTTGCACTCAAACGTGTCACAGCGAACACGAACATGATGCGCACGTTCTCCTTGAAGATCGTCTAGATGCGGCCGCTAAACTGCTAAATCCCAAGCTGCAGTGGGACAAAGAAAGCGAGACATCGCTAGCTTTCCAGCTTGTTTTTGCTGCGAGGTTCCAGGCGACGTGGCATGAGCTATCAGTCAAATGTATACAAGAAGATGACAACTTTGATAGCACTCAGACGATGAGGCCATCTCTGGTGCAATTTATCGGACCTAAGCGTAATGAATCTGCAGAAACAAACTGTCTTGCGAAATTTGCTCCAGTGAACGACTTTTGCACCACCATCGTAACAGCTCACGATAAAGCACAGCACGTCGCCTTTGTATTGCACGAGAGCAGCCGGATGAGTATCGTGGCAGCGAAAGAAAAGACCATTATGCAGAAAAATAACTGCCAAAAGATTACGTTGAGAAGCGTACTTTCGGGATCACATAATCCACGCGCAATGAAGCTGCCTCTGCGCTCAAGCATGCTCCTCGCATCAAAGATAGCTTCAAGCTTGCTGCAGTTCTCACAGACACGTTGGTCTGGCCAAACATGGTCCAAAGATTCAATATACTTTATGCTACATCCAACTCCCGAGGGGATAGCTCCTCTTATTGACTTCAGTCGAGCCTTTGCATATGCAAAAATTGAGAATAGCGAGGTCGACGGAGTAAACACTGCTGAGCCAAGGTCTATTCTTCTGGAACTTGGGATCTTGTTATTAGAAATATGGCACCAAACCTCATTAGAAGACCAGTTTTCCGATAAGACTGCCGATCTTTCCGGGGGGTATTTCTCTCGTCTATCCCTGGCTGCTCAGTGGTTGGATGATGACTATAACACTCCGCCGTTACTATATGAGGATGCCATACGATATTGCATCTATGGAGTTTCAACTAAAAAGGGAGCTGATTGGAATACCAATGAATTCTGGGGTGAAATATGTAAGGAGGTCATCAAACCTCTATCAGAAAACTGTAAGCAATGGAAATGA
- a CDS encoding uncharacterized protein (SECRETED:SignalP(1-18)), protein MHFTQLAPLAMFAIPALTNPVEPRAADVQCFQNLDTAWWKPPGSLQTPPTVTIQDICNAGGVGGCVSGYGRLCVLGSLSDCPSLIATVNYLQKFRGNRWEFPSVVECGNIALSVASN, encoded by the coding sequence ATGCACTTCACTCAACTTGCACCTTTGGCTATGTTTGCCATCCCTGCTCTGACCAACCCCGTCGAACCTAGAGCCGCAGACGTTCAATGCTTTCAGAACTTAGACACTGCTTGGTGGAAGCCCCCAGGCTCCCTGCAAACGCCGCCTACAGTGACCATTCAGGACATTTGCAACGCAGGTGGAGTTGGTGGATGCGTATCAGGGTATGGACGTCTATGTgtccttggcagcctcagcgATTGTCCAAGCCTCATTGCGACTGTGAACTATCTCCAGAAATTTAGAGGCAACCGCTGGGAGTTTCCTTCGGTTGTTGAATGCGGTAATATTGCGCTCAGCGTTGCCAGTAACTAA
- a CDS encoding uncharacterized protein (EggNog:ENOG41), producing the protein MTSSEKPIVLYYYELSPYSKKVVWYLALKGLKFQQCIQPRIMPRPDLSRLGVKYRRIPVLTIGRDIYLDTRHIISKLSELEPGKNARLSVATTPEQKALQRLLQAYMIDSGLSRCIVQLILQKTRGMMDPEFIKDRTEFMSGASFFPPEALEAMRPDTIRRVKDGFEFLEQTLLCDGREWLLGTAGPTIGDIEMAWPLLWLERVPGARPEECISEAKFPKVFAWMERFKSTAQKSLDDLGELATLSGEEAAKLILSSDYHEADGHVDEADVLVQHQKLKKGQLVRMWPTDTGSNHKDLGELVSVTDKEVVIEAKAEDGGLVRIHAQRHGFAVAPCEE; encoded by the exons ATGACTTCATCAGAGAAACCTATTGTTCTATACTATTATGAACTCTCTCCTTACTCAAAAAAAGTGGTGTGGTATCTTGCTCTTAAAGGACTCAAGTTCCAACAATGC ATACAACCACGAATAATGCCCCGACCGGATCTTAGTCGTCTGGGCGTTAAGTATAGACGAATTCCTGTTCTTACCATTGGCAGAGACATTTATCTGGATACCCGACACATCATCTCAAAGCTCAGCGAATTGGAACCGGGAAAAAACGCTCGTCTCTCTGTTGCCACAACTCCCGAGCAGAAGGCACTGCAGCGTCTTTTACAAGCATACATGATAGATTCTGGCCTTTCGAGATGTATCGTGCAGTTGATTTTACAAAAAACCAGAGGCATGATGGATCCGGAGTTTATCAAAGATCGCACCGAATTTATGAGCGGTGCGTCGTTTTTTCCGCCAGAAGCCTTGGAGGCGATGAGGCCAGATACGATACGAAGAGTGAAGGATGGGTTTGAGTTTCTAGAACAAACACTGCTATGTGATGGGAGGGAGTGGCTGCTTGGGACAGCGGGGCCGACTATTGGTGATATTGAGATGGCTTGgccgctgctgtggctggagAGGGTGCCTGGGGCGAGGCCTGAGGAGTGCATTTCGGAAGCAAAGTTTCCAAAGGTGTTCGCTTGGATGGAGAGATTTAAGAGCACTGCGCAGAAGAGTTTAGATGACTTGGGAGAACTGGCGACACTGAGTGGGGAAGAAGCCGCAAAGTTGATACTGAGCTCAGACTATCATGAAGCGGATGGACATGTTGACGAAGCAGATGTACTGGTTCAACACCAGAAACTGAAGAAGGGGCAACTCGTAAGGATGTGGCCGACGGATACTGGATCGAATCATAAAGACTTGGGAGAGCTGGTGAGCGTTACTGATAAGGAGGTGGTTATTGaggccaaggcagaggatgGGGGACTGGTGAGGATTCATGCTCAGAGACATGGGTTTGCTGTTGCGCCTTGCGAAGAATAG
- a CDS encoding uncharacterized protein (BUSCO:EOG092D164Q) → MIVRSCARCASRARVLRSKPSISPPRYQFRSYATPHGAPGAPIHSGNAGLLAPFVSELDRMAPSFDIRGDQVRILKTPTEFYETLKDRIRNAKKRIFLSTLYIGKSEKELIETLREALRQNPDLKLSILTDALRGTRESPNPSCASLLAPLVEEFGADRVEIRMYHTPNLTGLKKQYVPKRINEGWGLQHMKLYGVDDEIIMSGANLSMDYFTNRQDRYHLFSSKEVTDYFWKLYNGVTSFSFLVQPSKEDAAGFTLTWPAKNSAPSPLEKPQSFVKSTTSTLQALISAPEKVPDNEFKDTRVYMLGQMSQVMRPDTSTELPILTRILERLSQPAYAGSSWTFTAGYFNPAPSLTKLLLNTASNNNVVITAAPEANGFYKSKGVSGLLPDAYVLLARRFLYAVQQRGRDGDITLKEWRFGTTGQPGGWTYHAKGLWITMPGDENPSMSIVGSSNYTKRSYSLDLEAGTLIVTRNEALKARLGEEQKWLQDHAAGVTMDDFTRNERRVSLKVRIAMWIVKVVGGAL, encoded by the exons ATGATTGTGCGCAGCTGCGCGCGTTGCGCCTCCAGAGCGCGAGTCCTTCGATCGAAGCCGAGCATCTCACCACCGCGATACCAGTTCAGAAGCTATGCGACGCCGCATGGAGCTCCCGGAGCGCCAATTCACAGCGGAAATGCAGGATTGCTGGCGCCGTTTGTGAGCGAATTGGACCGCATGGCGCCGAGCTTCGACATTCGGGGAGACCAGGTCCGGATATTGAAGACGCCGACGGAGTTCTACGAGACGCTCAAG GACCGGATACGAAATGCGAAAAAGAGGATCTTCCTGTCGACGCTGTACATTGGAAAATCAGAAAAGGAGCTCATCGAGACGCTGCGAGAGGCGCTGAGGCAGAACCCTGACCTGAAGCTTAGCATCTTGACGGATGCGCTGCGCGGCACTCGCGAGTCACCGAACCCTTCGTGCGCTTCGCTGCTTGCGCCGCTGGTGGAGGAGTTTGGGGCTGATCGGGTGGAGATACGGATGTATCACACGCCGAATCTGACGGGGCTGAAGAAGCAGTATGTGCCGAAGAGGATCAACGAGGGATGGGGTTTGCAGCATATGAAGCTCTACGGCGTGGATGATGAGATTATCATGTCTGG GGCGAATCTATCGATGGACTATTTTACGAATCGACAGGATCGATATCACCTCTTTTCATCCAAGGAGGTGACGGACTACTTTTGGAAGCTTTATAACGGAGTAACGTCGTTTAGCTTCCTTGTCCAACCGTCAAAGGAAGATGCCGCTGGCTTTACTCTTACCTGGCCAGCAAAGAACTCTGCTCCATCGCCTCTGGAGAAGCCGCAGTCTTTTGTCAAGAGCACTACGTCTACCTTGCAGGCGTTGATATCTGCGCCTGAAAAGGTACCGGATAACGAGTTCAAGGATACTCGGGTTTATATGCTCGGCCAGATGTCTCAGGTTATGCGACCAGACACATCAACGGAACTTCCTATATTGACGCGGATTCTCGAGAGGCTGTCTCAGCCAGCATATGCGGGATCATCCTGGACGTTTACCGCGGGATACTTTAACCCAGCTCCCTCATTaacaaagctgctgctcaacaCGGCTTCCAACAACAATGTTGTCATTACCGCAGCGCCTGAGGCCAACGGCTTTTACAAGTCAAAGGGAGTTTCTGGGTTATTACCAGATGCGTATGTGCTACTGGCGCGCCGCTTCCTGTATGCCGTTCAACAGCGTGGTCGCGATGGGGACATTACACTGAAAGAGTGGCGCTTCGGCACGACTGGCCAGCCTGGCGGGTGGACATACCATGCAAAGGGCCTGTGGATAACAATGCCTGGCGACGAGAACCCGAGTATGAGCATTGTTGGAAGCTCCAACTACACAAAGCGAAGCTACTCGCTCGACTTAGAGGCTGGAACCTTGATTGTGACTCGGAATGAGGCATTGAAGGCGCGGCTGGGAGAGGAACAGAAATGGCTGCAGGATCATGCGGCTGGAGTTACGATGGATGACTTTACGAGAAATGAGCGGAGAGTTAGTCTGAAGGTTCGGATTGCTATGTGGATTGTCAAGGTTGTGGGAGGCGCTTTGTGA